The proteins below are encoded in one region of Lactuca sativa cultivar Salinas chromosome 3, Lsat_Salinas_v11, whole genome shotgun sequence:
- the LOC111900850 gene encoding uncharacterized protein LOC111900850, protein MEFLKSFDSDDDVEFVETFFNVVQHVHAEESSNAARTRAVVNRDRQAAHNLLVRDYFADNCLYNDDSFERRFRLNKAIFLRISNALESRYDFFKQKPDARGRMSFSSIQKCAAALRYLGYGIAFDASDEYLKVSERTAVECVDWFSACDYEVFHEEYLRKPTQRDIKRLYSAHEERHGFPGMLGSLDCTHVAWEKCPTAWRGQFTRGDIGEPTIILEAVASQDLWIWHAFFGVGGSNNDLNVLGQSPLFNDIWTGKAPDMTFTVNGHAYKYGYYLGDGIYPDYSTLMKAYSVPRSEKAKFFTKNRNQ, encoded by the coding sequence ATGGAATTCTTAAAAAGTTTTGACTCGGATGACGACGTAGAATTCGTCGAGACATTCTTCAATGTTGTGCAACACGTTCACGCCGAAGAAAGTTCGAATGCAGCGCGTACAAGGGCGGTCGTAAATCGTGATCGCCAAGCCGCACACAACTTATTGGTGCGTGATTACTTTGCCGATAATTGTCTTTATAATGACGACTCGTTCGAACGTCGTTTTCGTCTGAATAAGGCTATATTTTTACGTATTAGTAATGCTTTAGAATCTCGTTatgattttttcaaacaaaaacccgACGCTAGAGGAAGAATGAGTTTTAGTAGTATACAAAAATGTGCGGCTGCTCTTAGGTATTTGGGATACGGTATAGCATTTGATGCATCTGACGAATACTTGAAAGTATCCGAGAGGACCGCAGTTGAATGTGTAGATTGGTTTTCTGCATGTGATTATGAGGTTTTTCACGAAGAATATTTGCGTAAACCTACTCAACGTGATATTAAGAGATTATATTCGGCTCATGAAGAGAGGCATGGATTTCCTGGTATGCTTGGCAGTCTAGATTGTACGCATGTGGCTTGGGAAAAATGTCCAACTGCATGGCGTGGTCAGTTCACTCGAGGAGATATAGGTGAACCAACTATCATCCTAGAAGCTGTTGCATCTCAAGATTTGTGGATATGGCATGCCTTTTTTGGAGTAGGGGGGTCTAACAACGACCTTAATGTTCTTGGTCAGTCTCCACTTTTCAACGATATTTGGACCGGCAAAGCACCTGATATGACGTTCACGGTAAACGGGCACGCGTACAAATATGGTTACTACCTTGGTGACGGGATATACCCGGATTATTCTACATTGATGAAGGCATACTCGGTTCCTCGAAGTGAAAAAGCAAAATTTTTTACAAAAAACAGGAATCAGTGA